Proteins found in one Cyprinus carpio isolate SPL01 chromosome B10, ASM1834038v1, whole genome shotgun sequence genomic segment:
- the LOC109110301 gene encoding GTPase IMAP family member 7-like — protein MNCSKCLCCLRSSIPRGPRLRIVLIGKTGVGKSAVGNTILCRKVFESSPCANSVTLQCKKAMVCDQREIYVIDTPGILDTSKSKDLIKREIVRCIQVSAPGPHAFLLVIQIGRFTIEEQRSVQALQELFGEEASKYMIVVFTHGDALRGQTVEDYVKTGHAELRRVIQSCGSRYVVFDNSDIKNRVQVRRLIKKIDEMVAANGGECFTQEMFIEAEQKIQQQKVERAVAELLEYQFSFLGSLDNRVALFQQVLMEGLHEQAALDSDTYGYKIN, from the exons ATGAACTGTTCAAAGTGCCTATGTTGTCTCCGCTCTTCTATTCCGCGAG GCCCACGGCTTCGCATAGTATTGATTGGGAAGACTGGAGTGGGAAAAAGTGCTGTGGGAAACACTATCCTTTGCAGAAAGGTTTTTGAATCAAGCCCTTGTGCAAACTCTGTCACTTTGCAGTGCAAAAAAGCAATGGTCTGTGACCAAAGAGAGATTTATGTGATTGACACACCTGGAATCTTAGATACCAGCAAATCAAAAGACCTCATCAAAAGAGAAATAGTGAGATGTATACAGGTCTCAGCACCAGGTCCTCACGCGTTCCTGCTGGTTATACAAATTGGCCGTTTCACTATTGAGGAGCAAAGATCAGTCCAGGCCCTGCAAGAGCTCTTTGGAGAAGAAGCTTCAAAATACATGATAGTGGTCTTCACTCATGGAGATGCACTCAGAGGTCAAACAGTTGAAGACTATGTGAAAACCGGCCATGCAGAACTCCGTAGAGTGATCCAGAGTTGTGGTAGTAGATATGTTGTTTTTGATAACTCTGACATCAAGAATCGAGTCCAAGTGAGGAGATTAATTAAGAAGATTGATGAAATGGTGGCAGCAAATGGGGGAGAATGCTTCACTCAGGAAATGTTTATAGAAGCAGAACAAAAGATTCAGCAACAGAAAGTGGAGAGAGCGGTAGCAGAGCTTCTAGAATATCAGTTTAGCTTTCTTGGGAGTCTTGACAACAGAGTTGCTTTGTTCCAACAAGTATTGATGGAGGGCCTTCATGAACAGGCCGCTCTTGATAGCGACACTTATggttataaaataaactaa
- the LOC109110302 gene encoding proliferating cell nuclear antigen-like, producing MFEARLVQGSILKKVLEALKDLITEACWDVSSSGISLQSMDSSHVSLVQLTLRSDGFDSYRCDRNLAMGVNLSSMSKILKCAGNEDIITLRAEDNADSLALVFETLNQEKVSDYEMKLMDLDVEQLGIPEQEYSCVVKMPSGEFARICRDLSQIGDAVMISCAKDGVKFSASGELGTGNVKLSQTSNVDKEDEAVTIEMNEPVQLIFALNYLNFFTKATPLSKTVTLSMSADIPLVVEYKIADMGHVKYYLAPKIDEETS from the exons ATGTTTGAGGCACGTCTCGTTCAAGGATCAATCCTTAAGAAGGTTCTGGAGGCTCTGAAAGACCTCATCACCGAAGCCTGCTGGGATGTCAGCTCCTCGGGGATCTCGCTGCAGAGCATGGATTCATCTCATGTGTCTCTGGTGCAGCTCACGCTCCGGAGTGATGGGTTCGACTCCTACCGCTGCGACAGAAACCTGGCCATGGGTGTCAATCTGAGCAG cATGTCAAAGATTCTGAAGTGCGCTGGAAATGAAGATATCATCACACTTAGGGCAGAAGACAATGCGGACTCTTTGGCGCTCGTCTTTGAAACACTCA ATCAGGAGAAAGTGTCCGACTATGAGATGAAACTGATGGATCTGGATGTGGAGCAGCTTGGCATTCCA GAGCAGGAATACAGCTGTGTGGTGAAGATGCCCTCTGGTGAATTTGCCCGAATCTGCAGGGATCTGTCACAGATCGGGGATGCTGTCATGATCTCTTGCGCCAAGGATGGTGTGAAGTTTTCTGCTAGTGGAGAGCTGGGCACAGGCAACGTCAAGCTCTCACAGACCAGCAATGTCGACAAGGAGGATGAAGCG GTGACAATTGAGATGAATGAGCCAGTGCAGCTAATCTTTGCATTGAACTACCTGAACTTTTTCACCAAGGCCACTCCTCTGTCCAAGACGGTCACGCTCAGCATGTCTGCAGACATTCCGCTAG TGGTTGAGTACAAGATTGCAGACATGGGACACGTCAAATACTACCTGGCACCCAAGATTGATGAAGAAACATCCTAA
- the LOC109110674 gene encoding zinc-binding protein A33-like isoform X2, protein MDKQKLRAEISPRVSKNSAQRLSRDLTCSICLDLFKHPVSLPCDHTFCEACITSYWSGPRGKGQGGSGSCPQCRKVFPGQSYRPNRIVANIVESYCQGIEESGGRLTGLSADTVPPNPLCSRHREELKLYCEEDQELVCLVCGISQDHRAHTLVCVQDAQQRYRASLTTSANALQKELNTALECERETEKEVKKLKDHTADLKQRIEAQFSELHQFLYQEEKLLQVKLKTEERRELIRLDEHKALLSVEISRLRRAMNDIEDKLSEQDPYTLLRSIKGLLQRQPPKFEKPVLTPPRLCEGRFAGPLQYRVWKSLKGSIYPVPSAITFNSKTANPWLSLTSSLTCVRYQTFNNTVQDNPQRFNAALSLLGSQGFTKGRHYWEVEVYSSTVWTVGVARESVSRKGVINTMPANGFWTLSLSYGVQYMAGTSPPTLLSLEEPLARIGVYLDYKRGLVSFYNAESMTHLYTFKDIFTETLYPYFNLGFLDKVHENEPLKVFLPKI, encoded by the exons ATGGACAAGCAAAAACTGAGGGCTGAAATCAGTCCTCGAGTGTCCAAGAACTCTGCACAGCGCCTAAGCAGGGATCTCACCTGCTCCATCTGCCTGGACCTGTTCAAGCACCCGGTTTCCTTGCCCTGTGACCACACTTTCTGCGAGGCCTGCATTACGAGTTATTGGAGCGGCCCTCGTGGAAAAGGCCAGGGTGGATCTGGTTCCTGTCCTCAGTGCCGGAAAGTCTTTCCAGGCCAGAGCTACAGACCCAACCGCATTGTGGCCAACATCGTGGAGAGCTACTGCCAGGGAATCGAGGAGAGTGGGGGTCGTCTGACCGGGTTGTCAGCAGACACGGTTCCTCCGAACCCACTTTGCAGCCGACACAGAGAAGAGCTGAAGCTGTATTGTGAGGAAGACCAAGAGCTGGTGTGTCTGGTGTGTGGGATCTCTCAGGATCACCGGGCTCACACGCTGGTGTGCGTGCAAGATGCACAGCAGAGATATCGG GCTTCCCTAACCACTTCAGCAAATGCTCTTCAAAAGGAGCTCAACACTGCTctagagtgtgagagagaaactgAAAAGGAGGTGAAGAAACTGAAG GACCACACTGCGGATCTGAAGCAGAGAATCGAGGCACAGTTCAGTGAGCTTCACCAGTTCCTGTACCAGGAAGAGAAACTCCTGCAGGTTAAGCTGAAGACGGAGGAACGGCGAGAGCTGATAAGGCTGGATGAGCACAAGGCCCTGCTCAGTGTGGAGATATCACGCCTGCGCAGAGCTATGAATGACATCGAGGACAAACTCAGTGAACAGGATCCTTACACTCTACTCAGG AGTATAAAGGGCCTGCTTCAGAG GCAGCCACCGAAGTTTGAGAAGCCGGTGCTGACACCACCCAGACTGTGTGAGGGCCGCTTTGCTGGGCCCCTGCAGTACAGAGTGTGGAAGTCACTGAAGGGAAGCATCTATCCAG TTCCCTCAGCTATCACATTTAACTCCAAAACAGCCAACCCCTGGCTCAGTCTTACATCTTCGCTTACCTGTGTGCGCTACCAGACCTTTAACAACACAGTGCAGGACAATCCACAGCGATTCAACGCCGCGCTATCTCTCTTGGGCAGTCAAGGGTTCACTAAAGGCCGCCACTACTGGGAGGTGGAGGTGTACAGCAGCACCGTGTGGACCGTGGGAGTTGCTCGTGAATCCGTCTCGAGAAAAGGCGTCATCAATACCATGCCTGCCAATGGCTTCTGGACACTCTCACTATCGTATGGAGTTCAGTATATGGCCGGGACGTCTCCACCAACATTGCTGTCTTTAGAAGAGCCACTGGCGAGGATCGGCGTGTATCTGGACTACAAAAGAGGCCTGGTGTCCTTCTACAATGCCGAAAGCATGACGCACCTCTACACCTTCAAGGACATCTTCACCGAGACCCTCTACCCTTATTTTAACTTGGGCTTCCTGGATAAAGTGCATGAAAATGAGCCTCTTAAAGTGTTCCTAcctaaaatctga
- the LOC109110674 gene encoding zinc-binding protein A33-like isoform X1 has product MDKQKLRAEISPRVSKNSAQRLSRDLTCSICLDLFKHPVSLPCDHTFCEACITSYWSGPRGKGQGGSGSCPQCRKVFPGQSYRPNRIVANIVESYCQGIEESGGRLTGLSADTVPPNPLCSRHREELKLYCEEDQELVCLVCGISQDHRAHTLVCVQDAQQRYRASLTTSANALQKELNTALECERETEKEVKKLKDHTADLKQRIEAQFSELHQFLYQEEKLLQVKLKTEERRELIRLDEHKALLSVEISRLRRAMNDIEDKLSEQDPYTLLRSIKGLLQSRQPPKFEKPVLTPPRLCEGRFAGPLQYRVWKSLKGSIYPVPSAITFNSKTANPWLSLTSSLTCVRYQTFNNTVQDNPQRFNAALSLLGSQGFTKGRHYWEVEVYSSTVWTVGVARESVSRKGVINTMPANGFWTLSLSYGVQYMAGTSPPTLLSLEEPLARIGVYLDYKRGLVSFYNAESMTHLYTFKDIFTETLYPYFNLGFLDKVHENEPLKVFLPKI; this is encoded by the exons ATGGACAAGCAAAAACTGAGGGCTGAAATCAGTCCTCGAGTGTCCAAGAACTCTGCACAGCGCCTAAGCAGGGATCTCACCTGCTCCATCTGCCTGGACCTGTTCAAGCACCCGGTTTCCTTGCCCTGTGACCACACTTTCTGCGAGGCCTGCATTACGAGTTATTGGAGCGGCCCTCGTGGAAAAGGCCAGGGTGGATCTGGTTCCTGTCCTCAGTGCCGGAAAGTCTTTCCAGGCCAGAGCTACAGACCCAACCGCATTGTGGCCAACATCGTGGAGAGCTACTGCCAGGGAATCGAGGAGAGTGGGGGTCGTCTGACCGGGTTGTCAGCAGACACGGTTCCTCCGAACCCACTTTGCAGCCGACACAGAGAAGAGCTGAAGCTGTATTGTGAGGAAGACCAAGAGCTGGTGTGTCTGGTGTGTGGGATCTCTCAGGATCACCGGGCTCACACGCTGGTGTGCGTGCAAGATGCACAGCAGAGATATCGG GCTTCCCTAACCACTTCAGCAAATGCTCTTCAAAAGGAGCTCAACACTGCTctagagtgtgagagagaaactgAAAAGGAGGTGAAGAAACTGAAG GACCACACTGCGGATCTGAAGCAGAGAATCGAGGCACAGTTCAGTGAGCTTCACCAGTTCCTGTACCAGGAAGAGAAACTCCTGCAGGTTAAGCTGAAGACGGAGGAACGGCGAGAGCTGATAAGGCTGGATGAGCACAAGGCCCTGCTCAGTGTGGAGATATCACGCCTGCGCAGAGCTATGAATGACATCGAGGACAAACTCAGTGAACAGGATCCTTACACTCTACTCAGG AGTATAAAGGGCCTGCTTCAGAG CAGGCAGCCACCGAAGTTTGAGAAGCCGGTGCTGACACCACCCAGACTGTGTGAGGGCCGCTTTGCTGGGCCCCTGCAGTACAGAGTGTGGAAGTCACTGAAGGGAAGCATCTATCCAG TTCCCTCAGCTATCACATTTAACTCCAAAACAGCCAACCCCTGGCTCAGTCTTACATCTTCGCTTACCTGTGTGCGCTACCAGACCTTTAACAACACAGTGCAGGACAATCCACAGCGATTCAACGCCGCGCTATCTCTCTTGGGCAGTCAAGGGTTCACTAAAGGCCGCCACTACTGGGAGGTGGAGGTGTACAGCAGCACCGTGTGGACCGTGGGAGTTGCTCGTGAATCCGTCTCGAGAAAAGGCGTCATCAATACCATGCCTGCCAATGGCTTCTGGACACTCTCACTATCGTATGGAGTTCAGTATATGGCCGGGACGTCTCCACCAACATTGCTGTCTTTAGAAGAGCCACTGGCGAGGATCGGCGTGTATCTGGACTACAAAAGAGGCCTGGTGTCCTTCTACAATGCCGAAAGCATGACGCACCTCTACACCTTCAAGGACATCTTCACCGAGACCCTCTACCCTTATTTTAACTTGGGCTTCCTGGATAAAGTGCATGAAAATGAGCCTCTTAAAGTGTTCCTAcctaaaatctga